A stretch of the Pseudomonas sp. ACM7 genome encodes the following:
- the fdhE gene encoding formate dehydrogenase accessory protein FdhE, which translates to MATILEPGEIEAAASSPPFLYLPPKNLFTLRALRLERLVVGHPLADYLRLVTGLCHVQQGLMDDPPVAAMPDAERLRVCQQHGLPPFAADSLVREDHWLPYLETLLQRYQPPPQPAVEKAVATLRSAHVGQLKAWAIALVSGQFTMLPAAVVPFLGAALQVAWSHWLLSTPDLALKPGDSLSQCPACGSPAMAGVIRHRSKYNGLRYLVCSLCACEWHVVRVKCVYCEQSKGLEYVSLDDDRYAANQAPLRAEVCPGCGSYLKLLYLENDAEAEALSTDLTSLLLDMRLEQEGYQRPAPNLLLAPGGG; encoded by the coding sequence TTGGCGACGATTCTTGAGCCTGGCGAGATCGAAGCGGCGGCGAGTTCACCGCCGTTTCTCTACCTGCCTCCGAAAAACCTGTTCACCTTGCGCGCCTTGCGCCTGGAGCGTCTGGTCGTCGGCCATCCACTGGCCGATTACCTGCGGCTGGTGACCGGCCTATGCCACGTGCAGCAGGGTCTGATGGACGATCCACCCGTGGCCGCCATGCCCGATGCCGAACGCCTGCGCGTGTGCCAGCAACACGGCTTGCCGCCGTTCGCCGCCGACAGTCTGGTGCGCGAGGACCATTGGCTGCCGTACCTCGAAACTCTATTGCAGCGTTACCAGCCACCACCGCAACCTGCTGTGGAAAAAGCCGTGGCGACCTTGCGCAGCGCCCACGTCGGGCAACTCAAGGCCTGGGCGATTGCGCTGGTCAGCGGCCAGTTCACCATGCTGCCCGCCGCCGTGGTGCCGTTTCTCGGCGCGGCGTTGCAGGTGGCCTGGAGTCATTGGTTGCTGAGTACACCGGACCTTGCGCTGAAACCCGGCGACAGTCTCAGCCAATGCCCGGCCTGCGGTTCGCCGGCCATGGCCGGGGTGATTCGCCATCGCAGCAAGTACAACGGCTTGCGGTATCTGGTGTGCTCGCTGTGTGCCTGCGAATGGCATGTTGTGCGGGTCAAATGCGTGTATTGCGAACAGAGCAAAGGCCTTGAATACGTCAGCCTCGATGACGACCGCTACGCCGCCAATCAGGCACCGTTACGCGCGGAGGTCTGTCCTGGCTGCGGCAGCTACCTGAAACTGCTTTACCTGGAAAACGACGCCGAAGCTGAAGCGCTCTCGACCGACCTGACCAGCCTGCTGCTC
- a CDS encoding formate dehydrogenase subunit gamma, giving the protein MNDKPILRYTSNQRTNHWLVAILFFMAALSGLAMFHPALFWLSNLFGGGPWTRILHPFMGVVMFVLFLGLVIRFWRANFFITNDRLWLRRVGRVIKNEEEGVPPIGKYNPGQKLLFWTLLICMLVLLFSGLVIWREYFSEYFGITSIRWAMLLHALAGLILVLSIIVHIYAGIWIKGSVNAMLHGWVSRAWAKKHHELWYREVTRDEHPDRPISKKG; this is encoded by the coding sequence ATGAACGACAAACCCATCCTTCGTTACACATCAAACCAGCGCACTAACCATTGGCTGGTGGCGATTCTGTTTTTCATGGCGGCACTGTCGGGGCTGGCGATGTTTCATCCGGCGTTGTTCTGGCTCAGCAACCTGTTTGGCGGCGGGCCTTGGACGCGCATCCTGCATCCGTTCATGGGCGTGGTGATGTTTGTGCTGTTCCTTGGGCTGGTGATCCGTTTCTGGCGGGCGAACTTCTTTATCACCAACGATCGGCTGTGGCTGAGGCGAGTCGGGCGGGTGATCAAGAATGAGGAGGAGGGCGTGCCGCCCATCGGCAAGTACAACCCTGGGCAGAAGCTGCTGTTCTGGACCTTGCTGATTTGCATGCTGGTGCTGCTGTTCAGCGGGCTGGTGATCTGGCGCGAGTATTTCAGCGAGTACTTCGGCATCACCAGCATTCGTTGGGCCATGCTGCTGCATGCGTTGGCGGGTTTAATCCTGGTGCTGAGCATCATCGTTCACATCTACGCCGGCATCTGGATCAAAGGCTCGGTCAACGCCATGTTGCATGGCTGGGTCAGCCGCGCCTGGGCGAAAAAACACCATGAACTGTGGTACCGCGAAGTGACCCGCGACGAGCACCCCGACCGGCCGATCAGCAAAAAAGGATAA
- the fdxH gene encoding formate dehydrogenase subunit beta — protein sequence MASQDIIARSATTTVPSSVRNQEEVAKLIDTTKCIGCKACQVACSEWNELRDEVGHNLGTYDNPQDLTAETWTLMRFTEHETDAGNLEWLIRKDGCMHCAEPGCLAACPSPGAIIKHANGIVDFDQDHCIGCGYCITGCPFNIPRISQKDHKAYKCTLCSDRVAVGLEPACVKTCPTGAIVFGTKDDMKEHAAERIVDLKSRGFEHAGLYDPEGVGGTHVMYVLHHADEPRLYAGLPDHPTISPLVELWKGVSKPLGLLAMGLAVLAGFFHYVRIGPQLVEEDEHPSIPDPAVHEIDPSVHTYDPKGEDRP from the coding sequence ATGGCCAGCCAAGACATCATCGCCCGTTCGGCCACCACGACCGTCCCGTCCTCGGTGCGCAATCAAGAGGAAGTGGCCAAGCTGATCGACACCACCAAGTGCATTGGCTGCAAGGCATGTCAGGTTGCCTGCTCGGAATGGAACGAGCTGCGCGACGAGGTCGGCCACAACCTCGGCACCTACGACAACCCTCAGGACCTGACCGCAGAAACCTGGACCTTGATGCGCTTCACCGAGCACGAAACCGACGCCGGCAATCTGGAGTGGCTGATTCGCAAGGACGGCTGCATGCACTGCGCCGAGCCCGGTTGCCTGGCGGCGTGCCCGAGCCCGGGAGCGATCATCAAGCATGCCAATGGCATCGTCGATTTCGACCAGGACCATTGCATCGGCTGCGGGTATTGCATCACCGGTTGCCCGTTCAATATCCCGCGAATCTCGCAAAAGGATCACAAGGCTTATAAATGCACGTTGTGCTCAGACCGGGTGGCGGTGGGGCTGGAGCCGGCCTGCGTAAAAACCTGCCCGACGGGCGCCATAGTGTTCGGCACCAAGGACGACATGAAAGAACACGCGGCCGAAAGGATCGTCGACCTCAAGAGCCGTGGCTTCGAACACGCAGGCTTGTACGACCCGGAAGGCGTCGGTGGTACTCACGTGATGTATGTGCTGCACCATGCCGATGAGCCCCGGTTGTATGCCGGTCTGCCGGACCACCCGACCATCAGTCCGCTGGTGGAACTGTGGAAAGGCGTGAGCAAACCCTTGGGGTTGCTGGCCATGGGCTTGGCGGTGCTGGCCGGGTTCTTCCACTACGTGCGCATCGGGCCGCAGCTGGTCGAGGAGGACGAACACCCGAGCATCCCCGATCCCGCCGTGCATGAAATCGATCCGTCGGTGCATACCTATGATCCGAAGGGGGAGGACAGGCCATGA
- the fdnG gene encoding formate dehydrogenase-N subunit alpha has product MDLNRRQFFKVAGIGLAGSSLGALGMAPATAFAEQVRHFKLAHTHETRNTCPYCSVGCGVIMYSQGDAAKNVAQNIIHIEGDSDHPVNRGTLCPKGAGLLDFIHSPGRLQYPEVRKPGTTEWTRISWDEALDRVADLMKADRDANFIEKNAQGQMVNRWLTTGFLAASAASNEAGYITHKVVRSLGMLGFDNQARVUHGPTVASLAPTYGRGAMTNTWTDIGNANLILVMGGNAAEAHPCGFKWVTEAKAHNKARLIVVDPRFTRTASVADYYAPIRTGTDIAFMGGLINYLLTEDKIQHEYVRAYTDVSFIVKAGYGFEDGIFSGYDAAKRSYTDKSGWGYELGEDGFVKVDPTLQDPHCVYQLMKQHYSRYNIELASQICGMPVDAMQKIWEEIATCSQPGKTMTILYALGWTQHSIGSQIIRSAAMVQLLLGNVGMPGGGVNALRGHSNIQGLTDLGLLSNSLPGYMTLPQDAEQDYDAYIVKRTQKPLRPGQLSYWQNYGKFHVSLMKAWYGANATLENRWAYDYLPKLDIPNYDILKVFDLMGQGKVNGYLCQGFNPIAALPDKNRVMAALAKLKWLVVMDPLSTETSEFWRNVGPYNDVETAGIQTEVIRLPTTCFAEEDGSLVNSSRWLQWHWKGADGPGEARTDVRIMSELFIRLRQRYQANGGAYAEPILKLSWPYKIAEEPSPEELAKEINGYATTDFTDATGAAIKGNAQLAGFGQLKDDGSTASGCWIFCGSWTEAGNQMARRDNSDPYGMKQHQGWAWAWPANRRILYNRASCDPQGKPWDEKKRLVWWNGKVWGGTDVPDFKADSPPEAGMNPFIMNPEGVARFFAVDKMNEGPFPEHYEPFETPIGINPLHPENKKATSNPAARIFDSVWDSLGVAKDYPYAATSYRLTEHFHFWSKHCKLNAIAQPEQFVEIGEVLAKEKGIVAGDRVRVSSKRGHIEAVAVVTKRIRPLQVNNQVVHQIGIPLHWGFTGLTRHGYLTNTLVPFLGDGNTQTPESKSFLVNVEKV; this is encoded by the coding sequence ATGGACCTCAACCGTCGTCAGTTCTTCAAGGTCGCTGGTATCGGCCTTGCTGGCTCGAGCCTCGGCGCGCTGGGCATGGCCCCCGCGACTGCCTTCGCCGAGCAGGTGCGCCACTTCAAGCTTGCCCACACCCATGAAACCCGCAACACCTGCCCGTACTGCTCGGTCGGCTGCGGCGTGATCATGTACAGCCAGGGCGATGCCGCCAAGAACGTCGCGCAAAACATCATCCACATCGAAGGCGATTCCGACCACCCGGTCAACCGCGGCACCCTGTGCCCCAAAGGCGCCGGCTTGCTGGACTTCATTCACAGCCCCGGTCGTCTGCAATACCCAGAGGTGCGCAAACCTGGCACCACCGAGTGGACGCGGATCTCCTGGGATGAAGCGCTCGATCGCGTCGCCGACTTGATGAAGGCCGACCGCGACGCCAACTTCATCGAGAAGAATGCCCAGGGCCAAATGGTAAACCGTTGGCTGACCACCGGTTTCCTCGCGGCCTCGGCGGCGTCCAACGAAGCGGGTTACATCACCCACAAGGTTGTTCGCAGTCTCGGCATGCTGGGGTTCGATAACCAGGCGCGTGTCTGACACGGCCCGACGGTGGCAAGTCTTGCCCCGACGTACGGCCGTGGTGCCATGACCAATACCTGGACCGATATCGGCAACGCGAATCTGATCCTGGTGATGGGCGGCAACGCAGCAGAAGCGCACCCGTGCGGCTTCAAATGGGTGACCGAAGCCAAGGCGCACAACAAGGCACGCTTGATCGTGGTCGATCCGCGTTTTACCCGGACCGCCTCGGTGGCCGACTATTACGCGCCGATTCGCACCGGCACTGACATCGCCTTCATGGGCGGCCTGATCAATTACCTGCTGACTGAAGACAAGATCCAGCACGAGTACGTGCGCGCCTATACCGACGTGTCGTTCATCGTCAAAGCCGGTTATGGCTTCGAGGACGGAATCTTCAGCGGCTACGACGCGGCCAAACGCAGCTACACGGACAAGTCCGGCTGGGGTTATGAACTCGGTGAAGACGGCTTCGTCAAGGTCGACCCGACCCTGCAAGACCCGCACTGCGTCTATCAATTGATGAAGCAGCATTACAGCCGCTACAACATCGAACTGGCGAGCCAGATTTGCGGCATGCCGGTGGATGCCATGCAGAAGATCTGGGAAGAAATCGCCACCTGCTCGCAACCGGGCAAGACCATGACGATTCTCTATGCGCTGGGCTGGACGCAGCATTCGATCGGTTCGCAGATCATTCGCAGCGCGGCCATGGTGCAATTGCTGCTGGGCAACGTCGGCATGCCGGGCGGGGGCGTCAATGCCTTGCGCGGGCACTCCAACATCCAGGGGCTGACCGACCTCGGTTTGCTGTCCAATTCGCTGCCGGGCTATATGACCTTGCCGCAGGATGCGGAGCAGGATTACGACGCCTACATCGTCAAACGCACGCAAAAACCGTTGCGTCCGGGGCAGCTGTCCTATTGGCAAAACTACGGCAAGTTCCACGTCAGCCTGATGAAAGCCTGGTACGGCGCGAATGCCACGCTCGAAAACCGCTGGGCTTATGACTATCTGCCGAAACTGGACATCCCGAACTACGACATCCTCAAAGTGTTCGACCTGATGGGCCAGGGCAAGGTCAACGGCTACCTGTGCCAAGGCTTCAACCCCATCGCCGCGTTGCCTGACAAGAACCGGGTGATGGCGGCGCTGGCCAAGTTGAAATGGCTGGTGGTAATGGACCCGCTGTCCACCGAAACCTCGGAGTTCTGGCGCAATGTCGGGCCGTACAACGACGTTGAAACCGCTGGCATCCAGACCGAAGTGATTCGCCTGCCCACCACCTGTTTCGCCGAAGAAGACGGCTCGCTGGTCAACAGCAGCCGCTGGCTGCAATGGCACTGGAAAGGTGCCGACGGCCCCGGCGAAGCGCGCACCGATGTGCGGATCATGAGCGAGCTGTTTATCCGTCTGCGCCAGCGTTACCAAGCCAACGGCGGCGCTTATGCCGAGCCGATCCTCAAACTGTCCTGGCCGTACAAAATTGCCGAGGAGCCTTCGCCGGAAGAATTGGCCAAGGAAATCAACGGCTATGCCACCACGGACTTCACTGACGCTACCGGCGCGGCGATCAAGGGCAACGCGCAACTGGCCGGTTTTGGCCAGCTCAAGGACGACGGCAGCACCGCTTCCGGTTGCTGGATTTTCTGCGGCAGCTGGACTGAGGCGGGCAACCAGATGGCCCGGCGCGACAACAGCGATCCGTATGGCATGAAGCAACATCAGGGCTGGGCCTGGGCCTGGCCGGCGAACCGACGGATTCTCTACAACCGCGCTTCGTGCGACCCGCAAGGCAAGCCGTGGGACGAGAAAAAACGTCTGGTGTGGTGGAACGGCAAAGTCTGGGGCGGCACCGATGTGCCGGACTTCAAGGCCGACTCGCCACCGGAAGCCGGGATGAATCCGTTCATCATGAACCCCGAAGGCGTGGCGCGGTTCTTTGCCGTCGACAAGATGAATGAAGGACCTTTCCCCGAGCACTATGAACCGTTCGAAACGCCGATCGGCATCAACCCGTTGCACCCGGAAAACAAGAAAGCCACCAGCAACCCGGCGGCGCGGATCTTCGATTCGGTGTGGGATTCCTTAGGCGTGGCCAAGGACTATCCATATGCCGCGACCAGCTACCGGCTGACCGAGCATTTCCACTTCTGGAGCAAGCATTGCAAGCTCAACGCGATTGCCCAACCCGAGCAGTTCGTCGAGATTGGTGAGGTGCTGGCCAAGGAGAAAGGCATCGTGGCCGGCGACCGGGTCCGTGTCAGTTCCAAGCGCGGACATATAGAAGCGGTGGCGGTGGTGACCAAGCGGATTCGTCCGCTGCAGGTCAACAATCAGGTGGTGCACCAGATCGGTATCCCGCTGCACTGGGGCTTTACCGGGCTCACGCGCCACGGTTACCTGACCAACACCCTGGTGCCGTTCCTCGGCGATGGCAACACTCAGACCCCGGAATCCAAGTCATTCCTGGTCAACGTGGAGAAAGTCTAA
- a CDS encoding MalY/PatB family protein: MTFDFDQVFDRHNTGSTKWSRYQADVLPMWVADMDFSAPPVIIQALQKRLEHPMLGYSVAQDDLRDAIVADLWNKYAWRVLPEELIFLPGVESGFNMALNALVQPQQNVVVQVPNYPPLRHAPGHWGLNKVELEFDALADGTYATPLDALNQALTGGGALLLSNPHNPVGKVFPREELQAVADICLEQDAWIISDEIHAELCFDGRVHIPTASLSPEIAKRTITLMSASKAYNIAGLKTSFMIIQDSALRAKVNHARCGMVDSVNPLGMEATRVAYSEGGPWLAGLKAYLQSNRDYLVEAVNTRLPGVTMNIPQGTYLAWLDCSALGLDNPQQFFLEQAKVGLSPGLDFGDDSKQFVRLNFGCPRALLEEGIARMERSLLNRKA; encoded by the coding sequence ATGACTTTCGATTTTGATCAGGTGTTCGACCGCCACAACACCGGCAGTACCAAATGGAGCCGTTACCAGGCCGACGTATTGCCGATGTGGGTGGCCGACATGGACTTCTCCGCACCGCCGGTGATCATCCAGGCCCTGCAAAAACGTCTGGAACACCCGATGCTCGGCTACAGCGTGGCCCAGGATGACTTGCGCGATGCCATCGTCGCTGACCTGTGGAACAAGTACGCCTGGCGCGTATTGCCTGAGGAGCTGATTTTCTTGCCGGGCGTGGAGTCGGGTTTCAACATGGCGCTGAATGCGCTGGTCCAGCCGCAGCAGAACGTCGTGGTTCAGGTCCCGAACTACCCGCCGCTGCGCCATGCGCCGGGGCACTGGGGTTTGAACAAGGTTGAACTCGAATTCGACGCGTTGGCGGACGGCACTTACGCCACGCCACTCGATGCCCTGAACCAGGCGCTGACCGGTGGCGGTGCGCTGCTGCTGAGCAACCCGCACAACCCGGTGGGCAAAGTCTTCCCGCGAGAAGAACTGCAAGCGGTCGCCGACATCTGCCTGGAGCAGGATGCCTGGATCATCTCTGACGAGATTCATGCCGAGCTGTGTTTCGACGGGCGCGTGCACATTCCGACGGCTTCCCTGAGCCCGGAAATCGCCAAGCGCACCATCACGCTGATGTCGGCGAGCAAGGCCTACAACATTGCCGGGCTGAAGACGTCTTTCATGATCATTCAGGACTCGGCTTTGCGTGCAAAGGTCAACCACGCCCGCTGCGGCATGGTCGACAGCGTCAACCCGTTGGGCATGGAAGCAACGCGCGTCGCCTACAGCGAAGGCGGCCCTTGGCTGGCCGGGTTGAAGGCGTATCTGCAAAGCAATCGGGATTATCTGGTGGAAGCGGTCAACACACGACTGCCGGGTGTGACCATGAATATCCCGCAAGGCACGTATCTGGCGTGGCTCGATTGCTCGGCGCTGGGACTGGATAACCCTCAGCAGTTTTTCCTTGAGCAAGCCAAGGTCGGGTTGAGCCCTGGTCTGGATTTCGGCGATGACAGCAAACAGTTCGTGCGCCTGAACTTCGGCTGCCCACGGGCATTGCTGGAAGAAGGCATTGCGCGGATGGAGCGTAGTTTGCTCAATCGCAAAGCCTGA
- a CDS encoding SDR family oxidoreductase → MTAYPKPPFPKQAQPVPGSQKKMDPYPDCGEQSYKGSGRLDGKIALITGADSGIGRAVAIAFAREGADVAVAYLNEHEDAQETARWVEQAGRQCLLLPGDLAQKAHCQALVDKTVERFGRIDVLVNNAAFQMTHEHFEDIPDEEWVMTFDVNITAIFRLCQAALKHMNPGSSIINTSSVNSDMPKPTLLPYATTKGAIANFTAGLGQMLGPKNIRVNCVAPGPIWTPLIVSTMPDEEVQNFGGQTPLGRPGQPVEVAPIYVLLASDEASYITGQRYGITGGKPML, encoded by the coding sequence ATGACTGCCTATCCCAAACCACCCTTCCCGAAGCAGGCCCAGCCAGTCCCCGGGTCCCAAAAGAAAATGGACCCGTACCCCGACTGTGGCGAACAAAGCTACAAGGGCTCAGGCCGACTGGACGGCAAGATCGCCCTGATCACCGGTGCCGACAGTGGCATCGGTCGCGCGGTAGCGATCGCCTTCGCCCGTGAAGGCGCGGATGTCGCCGTCGCCTACCTCAATGAACATGAAGACGCGCAGGAAACCGCACGCTGGGTCGAACAGGCCGGCAGGCAGTGTCTGTTGCTTCCCGGTGACCTGGCGCAGAAAGCGCACTGCCAGGCCTTGGTGGACAAGACGGTCGAACGCTTCGGCCGGATCGATGTGCTAGTTAACAACGCGGCGTTCCAGATGACCCACGAACACTTCGAGGACATCCCGGACGAAGAATGGGTGATGACCTTCGACGTCAATATCACCGCCATTTTCAGGCTCTGTCAGGCCGCGTTGAAGCACATGAACCCCGGCAGTTCGATCATCAACACCAGTTCGGTCAATTCAGACATGCCCAAACCCACCCTCCTGCCTTACGCCACGACCAAAGGTGCGATTGCCAACTTCACCGCTGGCCTGGGGCAGATGCTGGGGCCGAAGAACATTCGGGTGAATTGCGTGGCACCGGGGCCGATCTGGACGCCGCTGATTGTCTCGACCATGCCGGATGAAGAAGTGCAGAACTTTGGTGGGCAGACGCCCCTCGGCCGGCCGGGTCAACCGGTGGAAGTGGCGCCGATTTATGTGTTGCTGGCCTCGGATGAGGCCAGTTACATCACCGGGCAACGGTACGGGATTACCGGCGGCAAACCGATGCTTTAA
- a CDS encoding sodium:proton antiporter, giving the protein MSFILWVAVLGAVLLTLALTSSYLRWMPVTTSAVCLVLGVAIGPAGLGLLKLDTDNASTWMEHLTEVAVLFSLFVCGLKLRLPFKDKNWRIAYGLAGPVMVLTISGVSLLLHYGFELSWGASVLIGSILAPTDPVLAALVQVNDARDDDSVRFGLSGEAGLNDGIAFPFVILGLLLVQHDGNPGWLSDWVLRSLLWAVPAGLLTGYWMGRGIGRLTLLMRIQNDDSTLSPNDYLALALIALAYVGAESIHGYGFLSVFAAGLGLRHEEVKSTGDDELPAEHLVQPVVGHQNVEPQDAVHGDTENLEDTQVAAGIMMGDMLAFGSLVERAMEVFLVTLLGVVLMAHWDWRALPIAGVLFCLIRPLSVIAMPWGNLLNGRQRMLIGWFGIRGIGSLYYLFYALNHGLGASISTLCMDLTLSVVALSILIHGISTQPILARYEQHKKQDI; this is encoded by the coding sequence ATGAGCTTCATTTTATGGGTGGCGGTGTTGGGTGCCGTGCTGCTGACACTGGCACTGACGTCGTCGTACCTGCGCTGGATGCCGGTGACTACGTCGGCGGTATGCCTTGTGCTGGGTGTGGCGATCGGGCCAGCGGGGCTCGGGCTGTTGAAACTGGACACCGATAATGCGTCCACCTGGATGGAGCACCTGACGGAAGTCGCAGTGCTGTTTTCGTTGTTTGTCTGCGGTTTGAAGTTGCGCTTGCCGTTCAAGGATAAAAACTGGCGCATTGCCTACGGGCTGGCCGGTCCGGTCATGGTGCTGACCATTTCCGGCGTCAGCCTGTTGCTGCATTACGGTTTCGAATTGTCCTGGGGCGCGTCCGTGTTGATCGGTTCGATTCTGGCGCCCACCGACCCGGTGCTCGCTGCCCTGGTACAAGTCAACGACGCCCGGGATGATGACAGCGTGCGCTTTGGGCTGTCGGGTGAGGCCGGGCTCAATGACGGGATCGCCTTCCCGTTTGTCATCCTCGGCCTGCTCCTGGTGCAGCACGACGGCAACCCCGGCTGGCTGAGCGATTGGGTGCTACGCAGTCTGTTGTGGGCAGTCCCGGCCGGTTTGCTCACCGGCTACTGGATGGGACGCGGTATTGGCCGCCTGACCTTGTTGATGCGAATCCAGAATGACGACAGCACCCTTTCCCCGAATGATTATCTCGCCCTCGCCTTGATTGCCCTGGCTTATGTCGGGGCCGAGTCGATTCACGGTTACGGCTTTCTGTCGGTGTTTGCCGCCGGTCTGGGCTTGCGTCACGAAGAAGTCAAATCCACGGGCGACGACGAACTTCCCGCAGAGCATCTCGTTCAGCCTGTTGTGGGACATCAGAACGTCGAGCCACAAGACGCCGTTCATGGCGATACCGAGAACCTTGAAGACACCCAGGTCGCGGCGGGAATCATGATGGGCGACATGCTTGCCTTCGGTAGCCTGGTGGAACGGGCCATGGAAGTCTTTCTGGTAACGCTGCTCGGCGTGGTGCTGATGGCGCATTGGGACTGGCGTGCGTTGCCGATCGCTGGCGTGTTGTTTTGCCTGATACGACCGCTGAGCGTCATCGCCATGCCTTGGGGCAATTTGCTCAACGGGCGCCAGCGAATGTTGATTGGCTGGTTCGGCATACGCGGCATCGGCAGTCTGTATTACCTGTTTTATGCCCTGAACCACGGGCTGGGCGCGTCGATCTCAACACTCTGCATGGATCTGACCTTGTCCGTGGTCGCGCTCAGCATCCTCATCCACGGGATCAGTACTCAACCGATCCTGGCTCGATATGAACAACATAAAAAACAGGATATTTGA
- a CDS encoding hemerythrin domain-containing protein — protein MNAIDLLKADHERVKGILTQLSESTERGVKKRGELLAKLEMEIAIHTRLEEEVLYPAYKKAGGKEQDVMYYEAKEEHRTVDSLVLPDLKVTDPSTPEFAGRVKVVKELLEHHIEEEETEMFPQAKKLLGKATLEELGAQMESLKAQYKKEMSAANLAA, from the coding sequence ATGAACGCCATAGACCTGTTGAAAGCAGACCATGAACGCGTAAAAGGCATCCTGACCCAATTAAGCGAATCCACCGAACGTGGTGTTAAAAAACGCGGCGAGTTACTGGCCAAACTGGAAATGGAGATCGCCATCCACACCCGTCTCGAAGAGGAGGTCTTGTACCCGGCGTACAAGAAGGCTGGGGGCAAGGAACAGGACGTCATGTATTACGAAGCCAAGGAAGAACATCGCACCGTAGATTCGCTGGTGCTGCCAGACCTGAAAGTCACCGATCCGTCCACCCCGGAATTCGCCGGTCGCGTGAAAGTGGTCAAGGAACTGCTGGAACATCACATTGAAGAGGAGGAAACGGAAATGTTTCCTCAGGCCAAAAAGCTGTTGGGTAAAGCCACCCTGGAGGAATTGGGCGCACAGATGGAAAGCTTGAAAGCCCAATACAAGAAAGAAATGAGCGCAGCCAATCTGGCGGCTTGA